Genomic window (Juglans microcarpa x Juglans regia isolate MS1-56 chromosome 2S, Jm3101_v1.0, whole genome shotgun sequence):
GTGCATGCTTTTTTCTCAGCTGCCtcgatattttattttatttcatagtACTCCTCATGTCTGTCACTTTTCGATCGATGAGCCATAAAGGTCGCATTGAAAGTAATTAAATTTTAGTCATAAGCTCGCTGCATGCattgcatatatatgtatgtacatataGTTTTATTGTTGTAGGAAGTTATTAATGTATAAATGCAACCAAAAACTTTGAGGAAAAGCAAAAAAGTTAGGCCTATATAGGTGTGGGAGTGTTTATAATCATAGAGAGTTGGTGCAGATTGATTAGCATTCATTGGGTTACCTATAGAGATGAAGAGAGCTAGAaaagtggggggggggggggggggggggggggggggggggggggtacccTTCAAGGGTTAATGTCATCTAGTTCTCACGCAACTTTCTTCAAGTGGCACTTTGAAATGTTGAAAACCGATTCATCGATGAGGCCAACTTGAACGTATCTGCAGTCTTAAGAATTGGGTCAAAATAAACGTAGTTTTTACGCTTAGCGTCATTGCATTGCCCATGAAAATGCTTCCTAATCCCAATATATTGCCGTCACTGTTACTACTATCGATTGGTGAACCTTTTTTCACGTCTTTTCTTTTTAGGgacccccaaaagaaaaaacagttgAAAAAGAGTTCAAAATTGGTCATTCAAATAATAACGGAGTGCATGAATCATGAAGCCAAGCGGCGCAAATCCCACAAAAGTTCCCTCAGAAAAATGGCAAATAGGAAGAATGCGTTGGTCCCCAGGATAGGATATGCTAAAGGTCCGACCCCGGAGTTGTTGGGTATTATGCATGAGTTGGCCGAAAATGAGACAGCTTCTTTTTTCTAAGCAAAAAATCAGTCGTCGATCTTTTCGTTTtcgagtaatgttatatatacgGTGATAGAATCATAAGGGTTATGtagatattttgaaaaatagtagagtttattattaaaaaattaattttctttttaaatacgttttatatttattaatttttttaaataattacttgATTTTTGTGTACTTACAActataactatcattttccttacaTAAAACCTGCAAAATTTACCAAACATTTTTCACAAGATGAACAGTTTGGCTTATAAGTGATCGATCATTCACTCCCATTAAACAGTTTAATAACACAATCGATTGAGAATAAATTTCTTCGAAACAAGATGCAGTCACGAGAAATCTCTATTTTCATGGGAGACGTGCATGTCTCCTTTTGAAATACTAAACgatgctctgctctgctctgacGTTGGTTCGTACATTATAATTAGAATCTGTTTGCATGTGTAACATTATTGTTTTCCGTTCGACACCCATTTGAAAGAAAGTGATGAACGGTGTCCGGCCGGAGACAAACATTAGACTCAAGAATCATTATTGCACGAGAGAGACGAATAAagtgaattatatataatcgaAGCCGGCTGAAATACAAAGAAAAGCACAGATACAGTGAAACATACAACACTTTGAGTCCACAGAATAAAGGATCGAAGCAAGGAATGACCACACACAGACACATCATCCTCTTTCTCGTCTCTGTCTTTGTCGATTCGACAATCTAAGCAAGGGGCCCCTCCAACCCAAATCGCAGTGGCGCCTATCTTGTATTATTAACCGAGAAATCATTACATCATCTCACGTTGTATTATTCTCGCCCTTTTACCGCAACGTTgtaattgtaatttgtattattattattattattattattattaaaaatttgacaaCATTCGACAAAAATAAGAGTaagattttgtttatatttcgAGACTTTCTACTTCGGTGACTTCAAACGAGACGGAAGCAACTGTAATTCGTAACTATTGTTTTGGtcgaaatttttcatttcggtgtagtatctaatatattatacttttttattctgttttgtttcaaatttcaatccGTTCTAATACGTTTCGGCCATTTCAGTCAAATTCCAGCCATTTTCGGCAGAATTGGTATTCCGAGCACTATTCCGTTTTagacttttttataattttcttgtactttgatgatatttttgtaaattttaaatttagataatatttaattaattctagaatataaatgtatttatataattttaattttttttgtaattttaaatatattccatcattctctatttttttcaatattattatttttaataatttttctattcttttatttgttttctttgtatgaattcaaaacatatattcattttataaatcttaaattctTCGATTTATATAcacaattacatatatatatttattttattagttgttagtttatatatacatataaatatttatatataatatataaataatttcaaaacagtatactaaaaaaatatttcattttaatatttaaattagaaTTATCACCGAAACCAAGTTTAAAACATTGAAAGAAACGCCAATGTAATGTGTATACAACGACGGTATATAATGTAATTATTACATAATGAACAAACTTAAACTACCTTGACTAATCACTcgcaaaagaaaaaacacaagccatcatcaaaattaaaatagaaagataaacccataaaaaattgaaaatcccaaatgcacaaaacagaaaaaaaagctatttttttttactgatcGAGTGCATTAGGACCGGTACAGTAGTTAACCACATGGTTCCATACCCACTGAACCAAGAACCGCCGTCTGATCCcgttcatattaaacgtggcgCCGTCCGCGCCGTTGAAGAGCTGACCCGTGTAGGAGCCTCCACCGCCGGTACCGTAGATGCCCTCGCACAGGTCCGCAATCTCCACCGGGAAGCTTGGGTCCTGCCCGGCGTACCAGGCATTCACCAACGGGTTCGTCGCCAGCTCGGCAATCTCGTGCGCGATCACGCTCACCATCCCGTCTACACCGATGTCGCCGTTCGGGGACTTTAATGGCTTCAGACCCGGGATATAATCCGGTACGGCGAACGGGTAAGCGCACACACCCGGGCACATTTTCGCCGAGTTCCCAACCCAAGCATACGGCAGCGTATACCCGACAATGGACGGGAACGTGAAATAGTGGAACCCACATACTTGCCCGCAGAAATCCTGAACGCGCACGTCGGAAGATGTGAGTAGGAGGTAAAGCCCACCCTGTGGATTCAACGGCAAAGGTTTCGTTTTGGCCGTGACGGCGCTCTTGATCACGGACTGTATGGACAAGCGCGTGAGCGACTTCCCGTGCGAGTAAAACCGGTCGTTTTTCTCCGCACCCAGGCGCACCGTACGGGAAATATTGGCGCCGGTCTGGTCCGTGTAGAGCTGCACCGTCTTCCACCAACCCGAGACAGAGGGGTGCTTCGAATTGACTGCGGAGATGGAGCTGATGAACCCGCGGATGATCTTCTTCTGGCTCCTCTCCCAAACGCCGTACCAGATTGTGTGGACGGTGATGTCGGTGGTGAGAACCGGTCCCATATGGTACTTTAAGTGGACGAACTCGGATGAGCCCTCATATTTCTTGGAGCCTCCGAACTCTAAATCATGAGCAGCGTTGGTTCTGTTGTTATGGGGCCATGGGCGCCATCCGATCACCTCACGGAGAGAAAGGAGAATAAGCACTACGGTGACAGCGAGGAACGCCGGACACCGGCGAGTACCGCCCTGGAGCATTTCAGTGAGAGTTGGAAGTGACTTTTTTTCGAGTACAAAATGTGAAGCAAAGGTCCAAGGACACTGAGGCAATATATACCCACACAAAACATGGTAGAAGGATATATATAGAGGGAAATTATACTGTATGGAGAGTAGCCCCAGTTTATGattctctcaatttctttttttgttttagttaaaAGCATTGATTTGCAGGAAATGGAAGACAGGTGGGTTCCTTAAAGTGTGAGAAGGGATATTGGGGCCTACACAGTTGTGGAAGGCGGCAGCGCGCaccatgatgatgatgatgatcatggtGATTGTCCTCATCTGCTGATGTTATAAAACCATTGGTATAATTTTTAGTACCTACTGTTTTGCGCGGGAAAAAGATTATGGACAATTAGGTCTTCGTACGTACGGTACTGCTGTATGCGTGGTCCAGGAAGCTGG
Coding sequences:
- the LOC121251971 gene encoding protein EXORDIUM-like 3, yielding MLQGGTRRCPAFLAVTVVLILLSLREVIGWRPWPHNNRTNAAHDLEFGGSKKYEGSSEFVHLKYHMGPVLTTDITVHTIWYGVWERSQKKIIRGFISSISAVNSKHPSVSGWWKTVQLYTDQTGANISRTVRLGAEKNDRFYSHGKSLTRLSIQSVIKSAVTAKTKPLPLNPQGGLYLLLTSSDVRVQDFCGQVCGFHYFTFPSIVGYTLPYAWVGNSAKMCPGVCAYPFAVPDYIPGLKPLKSPNGDIGVDGMVSVIAHEIAELATNPLVNAWYAGQDPSFPVEIADLCEGIYGTGGGGSYTGQLFNGADGATFNMNGIRRRFLVQWVWNHVVNYCTGPNALDQ